The region TTAATAGAACATGCAGCTTGGAGATACCTTTTCAGCAAAACATCCACATCATTACTCACATCAAGGAGCTCACAAAGAGCTTCCCCTATATCTTGAGGTAATTCCTAAAaagaaaacatgaataaaaatattactGTGAAGGAAAGGATGCTTagttaaaagaagaagaagaagaagaagaagaagaagaaataattgTGAATATAAAGGACACCTGGCAGTCCCTGCTGATTTTGACAGGTTTGTAGTCATTCAAAGGGTTCTTAAGGTGTAGAGTCTTTTGGAAAGGCAGGTGATTCAAGCAGAGCCATTTGACCTTAAAACTGCGGCCCCAAGGATTACCTTTACCACTTCCTTGGCTCCAAACATTATCTCGCCTCCATCCAACAGAAGACATCATTTGGGCATAACCTTGGAAGAAACCACTCATGTTGacactaaatattaaaataacacaACCGGAATTCTGCAATACAAGAAAATCCCCCAGTATAAAATATCTAGACATAAATAATTGCATAAGATTAAAATAAGAGGGATTTTACATGAAAAGCATCTTCTAGAATTGGTTCATTCATGACTTGAGTAGCCCAAATTCCTTTGTCAATTGATAGTTGAATATTTTGGTGGTTCAAACTCTTAATGATGAAATATCTTTTATTACACAATTTGCCCCTTTTGTCTGCCACATGAGAATGCTCTAGGTCTTGTGCCTTAAAGGGATAGCCATCCTCATTCTCTGACATAAACCAGATTCATACAATGAATAAAACTTGAAAATACATATTAACAGAGGCTGTTACCATGTAATTGATTCTGTACAATACAAGAACATGAAAATCAGTAAAAGCACAATCCTGCACTTTAGTACATATCTTAACTCACTTCATCACTTTATCATAGTGTgtgaatatatgcatgtatatatattagagaGAGAATTCAATGCCGATGTCAGCATAAACTAGATGGACTGTAACAAAACTTGGCCACTGGAAccaattcaccaaaaattaagaagaaaaagaCTAAGTAGTTTATAACTCCATTGACAATGTATACTTTCCTAAATACTGTATCACAAAGTGACGTGAAAAGATTTCAACAAAGCTGGATCTCTATGCTACTTGTTTCCTGTTTAACGTCTTATCTTTACACAACCATTAGCCAATCCAATGAAAAAAAGGGATCACTTCTTATGGATTCACATGCAAGAAAATATAGTTATGATCATACAGCCATGATAGAACCAATAATGCAAATATAGGGGGCTACAACTCGTACACATATTCAAAACCTGATAAACAATAACTGCTCTCATTATTTATAGCATAATAGGACTTCAAAATTATGTGTCCCAAAGTGCGATATGTAGGTTCTGAGCAAGTTAAAGAGAGAGGGAGATCATAAAACTTCTTTTTCTTGTCTTAAAATAATTCTAGGCCTACAACCAATGAACTAAAATCATGTTCAACATAAGATGCAAACATATACATGGGAAAGATGAATTTCAGATCAATTAAAGGTAGAAACATATAATGATGTCTTAAACAAGAAGAAGATGCGCCATAATTTTACCTAAATCATCTGAATTTCCCATGTCATTTTTCCATTCAGTCACCGATGAATCAACTACAGATGCATTTTCTCTTGCAGTATCAGAAGACATATCCTTATTCACCTCCAATCACAATGCAgattaatgaaaaagaaatcaaGCCAGACTCTGCGGCAAGACAACGCAACtgtatttgaaatatatatatttagcaatCCAATTCAAAATAAACAGTGATCAGTATCCAGAATCTCTACCATCAGCAGCAATAACCGGATATGGACTTTGGGCAGAAGGAAAGAAGtattaaaagtaaaagaaaacacAACTTTTCTAGGCTAAACATGAACTATTACTCCAAGTTACCTTATAGCAAAATTAGACATGgagaataccaaaaaaaaaaaatcatacagaAAAGCAATTGagtaaataaagaaagaaaaaaggaggATATAGTTACAGTAATAACTAATAAGTAAATACAGTTTCTTTTTGTTAATCCCATTTATAGAATTTTCAAGGAGAATGTTTGGAAATGTATTTTGCATCACAAGTCTATTCTATTCTATTCgtccatttaattttttagtataCCATTAGGGCCGAACGCATAACAAATAAATTCtcatgaataaataaaagaattaatactAAGATAAATTATAGCCAATTCCTTATATTCATAGGCGAAATGAATTTTGTAAAGTTCATATTCAACATTAGGGAAATTTCAGAAAACAATTCACTAATTATGTAAAGGAATTCCTCCCATTTTCGTTCTACTATTGTTTCTCAGCAACCAAGCAGGAGGTAAAGcggaaaagaaaataagagaaaagaaagaagtgaAAGCGAGTACCTGTTTAAGAGGGAAAACCAAACAGAAAGCAAAACAGGAGTGTTGAAGTTGAAGTTGAAGTTGAAGTTGAAGTGGAAGTGGAAGTGGAAGTCCCAAGTGATTGGCTATGTATTAGTGTCTTGGCCTTGCCTGTAGTAAATGAACCCTAACTTTTGTTtcccttttttgtttttctttttttttttcgattttcatTTCTTGGAATTGAACCTTCCAAATTATACGCCGAGTATAGGTAACTTTagctctttattttttttccatttgcgGGTCTTGAGATTGGCGATCCAGCAGCTGCTTTAGGTTGGTTTCGGCTGAAGGTGGACAGATCGGACAATGTTACGTGTGTTCGTGAATCTCAGACAATGAGCGCAAATTAGATTTTAACTGGGCCTTCTCAGTTCCAGGTTCTATATTTGGGCTGTCATTGCCCTGAGGCCTCAGCCATGCACTTGGGGCAAACAGTTTAATCGGTTGATATCTTTTTGGAATTGATTtaatcaaaaattgatttaattgattttagTTAAGAAAACCgatttcaaatcaattttgatTCGGTCGATTATTTTGATTAACTGATATTGAGTTATTAGATTGGGTTTATATGGTTAgatatttattttgtattataaaatataaatatattttaaataatttaaaaataatataaaataagtctaTTTGTTTGATCGGTTCAATTACGGGATTTAAAAATTAATGACCGATTGAATTAACCGATTAAACCAAGATCAAAACCGACCAACCCGCTCCATCTGACTAAACTGAAACCAAAAAAATCGAGTGAACTAATTTTTcgattaaacttgaaaattgctCTCCCTATCGctatttttcagatttcaaaattcaagtttaattgttaacactattattctttttgttaaatttactagtgttgcattttaaaatttaaataaagataCTTAGTAGTAATATAATTGAAAAATGTTGTAATTAGACTTATCCATGACTTGGGCCACAGCCCAATTCTTAAGTCCAAGCCCTTTTTCTACCCGACCCAACCAAAAAGCCTGTTTCACTGTTTAAAAATTAATGATTGAATTCGAGTCAAGTTGACCCACAACATAGAAAACTTTGTCTAAGTCCAACCTAAGTTAGCTCACCTAACTAATGGACAAGTTTAGTCGCAATgaatctaaatttaacaaaataattttaacatgtTAACGGctagatttaaatttaaaaatatctcaaacaaaaaaattaaaaatttcaaaataaaaataaaaaattaaattttaaatttatgaagaatAAATATACTTATTACACATTTTAGCattaaattaagggtaaattacaccaacagtcactcaactttgaggTAGGTAACAAAACAACC is a window of Gossypium hirsutum isolate 1008001.06 chromosome D08, Gossypium_hirsutum_v2.1, whole genome shotgun sequence DNA encoding:
- the LOC107930042 gene encoding uncharacterized protein isoform X2 produces the protein MSSDTARENASVVDSSVTEWKNDMGNSDDLENEDGYPFKAQDLEHSHVADKRGKLCNKRYFIIKSLNHQNIQLSIDKGIWATQVMNEPILEDAFHNSGCVILIFSVNMSGFFQGYAQMMSSVGWRRDNVWSQGSGKGNPWGRSFKVKWLCLNHLPFQKTLHLKNPLNDYKPVKISRDCQELPQDIGEALCELLDVSNDVDVLLKRDDLASKRPCLEPPYSLGDQDYSVPPLHVPWPGTPMPYNPFLYQHQADPNRFHLTHPHTLATEYFPTSMGASKVASMKNSRINRNLTNLQINHDMSTQFDAWGLCAESPLASTLTEDDFLEMTYEEYLEAHGRTSKQLCRPVMIPSPTVQESTSGKHGDDSNSSLVTDRRHSRKRTHNSS
- the LOC107930042 gene encoding uncharacterized protein isoform X1, with product MSSDTARENASVVDSSVTEWKNDMGNSDDLENEDGYPFKAQDLEHSHVADKRGKLCNKRYFIIKSLNHQNIQLSIDKGIWATQVMNEPILEDAFHNSGCVILIFSVNMSGFFQGYAQMMSSVGWRRDNVWSQGSGKGNPWGRSFKVKWLCLNHLPFQKTLHLKNPLNDYKPVKISRDCQELPQDIGEALCELLDVSNDVDVLLKRDDLASKRPCLEPPYSLGDQDYSVPPLHVPWPGTPMPYNPFLYQHQADPNRFHLTHPHTLATEYFPTSMGASKVASMKNSRINRNLTNLQINHDMSTQFDAWGLCAESPLASTLTEDDFLEMTYEEYLEAHGRTSKQLCRPVSVMIPSPTVQESTSGKHGDDSNSSLVTDRRHSRKRTHNSS
- the LOC107930042 gene encoding YTH domain-containing protein 1 isoform X5 encodes the protein MSSDTARENASVVDSSVTEWKNDMGNSDDLENEDGYPFKAQDLEHSHVADKRGKLCNKRYFIIKSLNHQNIQLSIDKGIWATQVMNEPILEDAFHNSGCVILIFSVNMSGFFQGYAQMMSSVGWRRDNVWSQGSGKGNPWGRSFKVKWLCLNHLPFQKTLHLKNPLNDYKPVKISRDCQELPQDIGEALCELLDVSNDVDVLLKRDDLASKRPCLEPPYSLGDQDYSVPPLHVPWPGTPMPYNPFLYQHQADPNRFHLTHPHTLATEYFPTSMGASKVAKSPLASTLTEDDFLEMTYEEYLEAHGRTSKQLCRPVSVMIPSPTVQESTSGKHGDDSNSSLVTDRRHSRKRTHNSS
- the LOC107930042 gene encoding uncharacterized protein isoform X3, which codes for MSSDTARENASVVDSSVTEWKNDMGNSDDLENEDGYPFKAQDLEHSHVADKRGKLCNKRYFIIKSLNHQNIQLSIDKGIWATQVMNEPILEDAFHNSGCVILIFSVNMSGFFQGYAQMMSSVGWRRDNVWSQGSGKGNPWGRSFKVKWLCLNHLPFQKTLHLKNPLNDYKPVKISRDCQELPQDIGEALCELLDVSNDVDVLLKRDDLASKRPCLEPPYSLGDQDYSVPPLHVPWPGTPMPYNPFLYQHQADPNRFHLTHPHTLATEYFPTSMGASKVASMKNSRINRNLTNLQINHDMSTQFDAWGLCAESPLASTLTEDDFLEMTYEEYLEAHGRTSKQLCRPVSVMIPSPTVQESTSGKHGDDSFMYLQKLKFGNRPAPFS
- the LOC107930042 gene encoding YTH domain-containing protein 1 isoform X6, which codes for MSSDTARENASVVDSSVTEWKNDMGNSDDLENEDGYPFKAQDLEHSHVADKRGKLCNKRYFIIKSLNHQNIQLSIDKGIWATQVMNEPILEDAFHNSGCVILIFSVNMSGFFQGYAQMMSSVGWRRDNVWSQGSGKGNPWGRSFKVKWLCLNHLPFQKTLHLKNPLNDYKPVKISRDCQELPQDIGEALCELLDVSNDVDVLLKRDDLASKRPCLEPPYSLGDQDYSVPPLHVPWPGTPMPYNPFLYQHQADPNRFHLTHPHTLATEYFPTSMGASKVAKSPLASTLTEDDFLEMTYEEYLEAHGRTSKQLCRPVMIPSPTVQESTSGKHGDDSNSSLVTDRRHSRKRTHNSS
- the LOC107930042 gene encoding YTH domain-containing protein 1 isoform X7, which encodes MSSDTARENASVVDSSVTEWKNDMGNSDDLENEDGYPFKAQDLEHSHVADKRGKLCNKRYFIIKSLNHQNIQLSIDKGIWATQVMNEPILEDAFHNSGCVILIFSVNMSGFFQGYAQMMSSVGWRRDNVWSQGSGKGNPWGRSFKVKWLCLNHLPFQKTLHLKNPLNDYKPVKISRDCQELPQDIGEALCELLDVSNDVDVLLKRDDLASKRPCLEPPYSLGDQDYSVPPLHVPWPGTPMPYNPFLYQHQADPNRFHLTHPHTLATEYFPTSMGASKVAKSPLASTLTEDDFLEMTYEEYLEAHGRTSKQLCRPVMIPSPTVQESTSGKHGDDSFMYLQKLKFGNRPAPFS
- the LOC107930042 gene encoding uncharacterized protein isoform X4; translation: MSSDTARENASVVDSSVTEWKNDMGNSDDLENEDGYPFKAQDLEHSHVADKRGKLCNKRYFIIKSLNHQNIQLSIDKGIWATQVMNEPILEDAFHNSGCVILIFSVNMSGFFQGYAQMMSSVGWRRDNVWSQGSGKGNPWGRSFKVKWLCLNHLPFQKTLHLKNPLNDYKPVKISRDCQELPQDIGEALCELLDVSNDVDVLLKRDDLASKRPCLEPPYSLGDQDYSVPPLHVPWPGTPMPYNPFLYQHQADPNRFHLTHPHTLATEYFPTSMGASKVASMKNSRINRNLTNLQINHDMSTQFDAWGLCAESPLASTLTEDDFLEMTYEEYLEAHGRTSKQLCRPVMIPSPTVQESTSGKHGDDSFMYLQKLKFGNRPAPFS